The following coding sequences are from one Mycobacterium bourgelatii window:
- the prcA gene encoding proteasome subunit alpha produces MSFPYFISPEQAMRERSELARKGIARGRSVVALAYADGVLFVAENPSRSLQKISEIYDRVGFAAAGKFNEFDNLRRGGIQFADTRGYAYDRRDVTGRQLANVYAQTLGTIFTEQAKPYEVELCVAEVAHYGETKAPELYRITYDGSIADEPHYVVMGGTTEPITTALKESYTENADLPQALRIALDALRAGSAESSTNGQATLSVTSLEVAVLDANRPRRAFKRIHRSKLEALLEESNTEDSKEDGDAEGDESKD; encoded by the coding sequence GTGAGCTTCCCATATTTCATCTCGCCCGAGCAGGCCATGCGCGAGCGCAGCGAGCTCGCGCGCAAAGGCATCGCCCGGGGCCGCAGTGTGGTGGCGCTGGCATACGCCGACGGTGTCCTGTTCGTCGCGGAGAACCCGTCGCGGTCATTGCAGAAGATCAGCGAAATCTACGACCGGGTGGGGTTTGCGGCCGCCGGGAAGTTCAACGAATTCGACAACCTGCGCCGCGGCGGGATTCAATTCGCCGACACCCGCGGCTACGCCTACGACCGCCGCGACGTCACCGGCCGGCAACTGGCCAACGTGTACGCCCAAACCCTCGGCACCATCTTCACCGAGCAGGCCAAGCCCTACGAGGTCGAGTTGTGCGTGGCAGAGGTCGCGCACTACGGCGAGACGAAAGCCCCCGAGCTCTACCGGATCACCTACGACGGGTCGATCGCCGACGAGCCGCACTACGTGGTGATGGGTGGCACCACGGAGCCGATCACCACCGCGCTCAAAGAGTCCTACACCGAGAACGCCGACCTGCCGCAGGCATTGCGGATCGCGCTCGACGCGCTTCGCGCGGGCAGCGCCGAATCGTCGACGAACGGCCAGGCCACCCTGAGTGTGACCAGCCTGGAGGTCGCGGTCCTGGACGCCAATCGGCCGCGGCGTGCGTTCAAGCGAATCCATCGCTCGAAGCTGGAAGCCCTGCTGGAGGAATCGAATACCGAAGATTCCAAAGAGGACGGCGACGCCGAGGGCGACGAATCCAAGGATTAG